From Haloarcula hispanica ATCC 33960, the proteins below share one genomic window:
- a CDS encoding glycosyltransferase — MSPTVGVVLPAYRPDMDQLGTYIAAIDDALNPRTIVVELDAPRDGVPAQLRSLPAAVHTVPYRRGKGAAITAGFERLETDVLAFVDADGSTPVRSLERILDPVTDGRTDLAVGSRRHPDATVATHQTFARRFLGDGFAWLAGRLLDARLYDYQCGAKAIDAAAWERVRDHLYEPGFAWDVELIAITAALDLSIEEVPIEWEDKPGSTVSPIRTSIDLLEALLTARHRSKQLRDDRFHTALADHLDEPTALVEKDR, encoded by the coding sequence ATGTCGCCGACCGTTGGGGTTGTCCTCCCAGCCTACCGTCCCGACATGGACCAGCTCGGGACCTATATCGCCGCTATCGACGATGCCCTCAATCCGCGGACTATTGTCGTCGAACTCGATGCGCCACGAGACGGCGTCCCTGCACAGCTCCGTTCGCTCCCGGCAGCGGTCCACACTGTGCCCTACCGTCGCGGGAAGGGCGCAGCGATCACCGCCGGGTTCGAGCGACTGGAGACCGACGTGTTGGCCTTCGTCGACGCCGATGGGTCGACACCGGTCCGCTCGCTCGAACGGATACTGGACCCGGTCACCGACGGCCGAACGGACCTCGCTGTTGGCTCCCGCCGTCACCCGGACGCGACGGTCGCCACCCATCAGACGTTCGCCCGGCGGTTCCTCGGCGACGGCTTTGCGTGGCTCGCCGGCCGGTTGCTCGACGCGCGGCTGTACGACTATCAGTGCGGTGCGAAAGCCATCGACGCAGCCGCCTGGGAGCGCGTCCGTGACCATCTGTACGAGCCCGGCTTCGCGTGGGATGTCGAACTGATAGCTATCACCGCGGCGCTGGACCTGTCTATCGAAGAGGTCCCAATCGAGTGGGAGGACAAGCCCGGCTCGACGGTGTCTCCGATACGGACGTCGATAGACCTGCTTGAGGCACTGTTGACAGCCCGCCACCGGTCGAAGCAACTGCGCGATGATCGCTTCCACACGGCTCTGGCCGATCACCTCGACGAACCAACTGCCCTTGTCGAGAAAGACCGATGA
- a CDS encoding GtrA family protein, with translation MDIEQQVRRVVPDRFESLVSGVRFGQFVSVGVVGAISDNTVLAVLGLAFGVSDMWAKAAGVETAILVMFLVNEHWTFAGQGDTGRRSFAKRLGKSHLVRSGGVAVQLAVYWLLTQWLTVELVVAGTDLWFIAASPLAIGVAMLVNYVAESIFTWQVHADE, from the coding sequence ATGGACATCGAACAGCAGGTTCGCCGCGTCGTTCCCGACCGGTTCGAGTCACTCGTGTCGGGCGTCCGGTTCGGCCAGTTCGTCTCCGTCGGTGTCGTCGGCGCGATCAGCGACAACACGGTCCTCGCCGTACTTGGCCTGGCGTTCGGCGTCAGCGATATGTGGGCCAAAGCCGCCGGCGTCGAGACGGCCATTCTGGTGATGTTTCTCGTTAATGAACACTGGACGTTCGCCGGCCAGGGTGACACCGGCCGCCGTTCGTTCGCCAAACGGCTCGGGAAATCCCATCTGGTCCGGTCCGGCGGCGTCGCGGTACAGCTCGCCGTTTACTGGCTGCTTACGCAGTGGCTGACGGTTGAACTCGTCGTCGCCGGAACTGACCTGTGGTTTATCGCTGCGAGCCCGCTCGCGATTGGAGTCGCGATGCTGGTCAACTACGTCGCCGAGAGCATCTTCACCTGGCAGGTCCACGCGGACGAGTGA
- the hpt gene encoding hypoxanthine/guanine phosphoribosyltransferase — translation MDRLKKSLLEAPIIEKEGYHYFVHPISDGVPMLRPELLREIVIKIIRKAELDDVDKIVTPAAMGIHISTAVSLMTDIPLVVVRKRQYGLDGEVSLSQVTGYSESEMYVNDVYEGDQVLVLDDVLSTGGTLAGLTGALEDIGADIRDIVCVIKKADGTNKLDEAGYDAKTLINVQVIDGEVTIVDEHGDD, via the coding sequence ATGGACCGACTCAAGAAGTCCCTACTCGAAGCGCCAATTATCGAGAAGGAAGGCTATCACTACTTCGTCCACCCCATCAGCGACGGGGTCCCGATGCTTCGACCGGAACTTCTGCGCGAAATCGTCATCAAGATCATTCGGAAGGCAGAACTCGACGACGTCGACAAGATCGTCACACCGGCGGCGATGGGTATCCACATCTCCACAGCCGTCTCGCTGATGACCGACATCCCACTCGTCGTCGTCCGCAAGCGCCAGTACGGACTCGACGGTGAGGTATCGCTGTCTCAGGTGACCGGCTACTCCGAGAGCGAGATGTACGTCAACGACGTGTACGAGGGCGACCAAGTGCTCGTCCTCGACGACGTGCTCTCGACCGGTGGGACGCTGGCCGGACTCACGGGCGCGCTCGAAGACATCGGCGCGGACATCCGCGACATCGTCTGTGTCATCAAGAAAGCCGACGGGACGAACAAGCTCGACGAAGCGGGGTACGACGCCAAGACGCTGATCAACGTTCAGGTCATCGACGGCGAGGTCACCATCGTCGACGAGCACGGCGACGACTAG
- a CDS encoding type IV pilin, which produces MELKRFFNDDDAVSPVIGVILMVAITVILAAVIASFVLGLGDQAQQATPQASFSWDFDESTGADGYGVVTITHDGGDTINGDELYVRGEGITDADASSPGADISDSDKYDLDADTPNDPTFGNSNTIGATEVSAGTSMNVAVTDAYDLRVVYETAEGDSSATLAQDSGPQA; this is translated from the coding sequence ATGGAACTCAAACGATTCTTCAACGACGACGATGCTGTGTCGCCGGTCATCGGGGTCATCCTGATGGTCGCAATCACGGTCATTCTGGCCGCAGTAATCGCCTCCTTTGTGCTTGGTCTCGGTGACCAGGCACAGCAGGCAACGCCGCAGGCTAGCTTCTCGTGGGACTTTGATGAGAGTACAGGAGCCGATGGCTACGGTGTTGTGACAATAACTCATGACGGAGGAGATACGATCAATGGAGATGAACTCTATGTACGTGGAGAAGGAATCACAGATGCAGATGCCTCTTCACCAGGAGCAGACATCTCCGACTCTGATAAATATGATCTTGACGCGGACACTCCTAACGACCCAACCTTCGGGAACAGCAATACCATAGGTGCAACCGAAGTTTCAGCGGGAACTTCAATGAATGTCGCTGTGACGGACGCTTATGACCTAAGAGTGGTCTACGAGACTGCAGAAGGCGACTCCTCTGCAACACTCGCACAAGACTCTGGTCCGCAGGCGTAA
- a CDS encoding Na(+)/H(+) antiporter subunit D — translation MSMLTTVPPVVILLALAIVVSRLPRRAGHAVGALVPALAVPWAVMVPEGAHLHVDSFLGFEAVLLNVDPFSRLMGIIFGLIAAVAVLYSYASEADTTQTGFALSYVATSFGAVFAGDWLTLIFFWELMAVTSTLLVWHYGGKAVRAGFRYALLHGLGGTLLMAAILRHYVEVETFLFASVPGGPETAGITSGLAAALAAIGIGVNVGFVGLHAWLPDTYPRPHIAASVFLCVFTTKTGVYGMYRAFPNGHEAIAYMGGGMAIFGALFALFQNDMRRLLSYHIQSQVGYMVAGVGIGSPLAQAGAFAHVFNHILYKGLLFMTAGVVIYRTGTESLKKLGGLWREMPITAGAFSVAALSIAGFPGFNGFVSKGIIISGSHYTFGKGPLPLGEFYTLEWMLLLGGVGTFMSFIKFGYYAFFHGEYDGSVPDANRGQSIAMVSVAALCIIYGVYDTALFTILPFDVTSGAVVDHVYETYTIPHLIEGVALAVLGLVGFAVTKKPLSKLGRVPDVDSLYNPAVFYGSRGLVVGVTELYAAVDRAVVRATGIITRTVTSPNDVVARLRDDDSLAHPMRAGIGLSILILAVFVTVALLALS, via the coding sequence ATGTCGATGCTGACGACGGTTCCGCCGGTGGTCATACTGCTCGCGCTGGCAATCGTCGTGTCTCGACTCCCGCGGCGTGCCGGACACGCGGTCGGTGCGCTCGTCCCGGCGCTGGCGGTGCCATGGGCAGTCATGGTCCCTGAGGGTGCACACCTCCATGTAGACAGCTTCCTTGGCTTTGAGGCCGTCCTCCTGAACGTCGACCCGTTCTCCCGGCTGATGGGCATCATCTTCGGCCTCATCGCCGCCGTCGCTGTGCTCTACTCCTACGCCAGCGAGGCCGACACGACACAGACCGGCTTTGCCCTTTCGTACGTCGCGACCAGTTTCGGAGCCGTCTTCGCTGGCGACTGGCTGACGCTCATCTTCTTCTGGGAGCTGATGGCCGTCACGAGCACGCTCCTGGTGTGGCACTACGGCGGTAAGGCGGTCCGGGCCGGCTTCCGGTACGCACTGCTGCACGGCCTGGGCGGCACGCTGTTGATGGCCGCCATCCTCCGGCACTACGTCGAGGTGGAGACGTTCCTGTTCGCGTCGGTGCCGGGCGGCCCGGAGACGGCCGGCATCACGTCCGGGCTGGCCGCCGCGCTGGCCGCTATCGGTATCGGCGTCAACGTCGGCTTCGTCGGCCTGCATGCGTGGCTACCCGACACCTATCCGCGCCCGCACATCGCCGCCAGCGTCTTCCTCTGCGTGTTCACGACAAAGACCGGCGTCTACGGGATGTACCGCGCGTTCCCCAACGGCCACGAAGCCATCGCGTACATGGGCGGCGGGATGGCTATCTTCGGCGCGCTGTTCGCACTGTTCCAGAACGACATGCGGCGGCTCCTCTCCTATCACATCCAGTCCCAGGTCGGGTACATGGTCGCCGGCGTCGGTATCGGCTCGCCGCTCGCTCAGGCCGGCGCGTTCGCGCACGTATTCAACCACATCCTCTACAAGGGGCTGCTGTTCATGACCGCCGGTGTCGTCATCTACCGAACCGGTACGGAGAGCCTGAAGAAACTCGGCGGCCTCTGGCGAGAGATGCCTATCACCGCTGGGGCGTTCTCCGTCGCTGCGCTGTCTATCGCCGGCTTCCCCGGCTTCAACGGGTTCGTCAGCAAGGGCATCATCATCTCTGGAAGCCACTACACCTTCGGCAAGGGACCGCTCCCACTCGGTGAGTTCTATACGCTCGAGTGGATGCTGCTGCTGGGCGGCGTCGGCACGTTCATGTCGTTCATCAAGTTCGGCTACTACGCGTTCTTCCACGGCGAATACGACGGCAGCGTGCCGGACGCGAACCGCGGCCAAAGCATCGCCATGGTGTCCGTAGCCGCGCTCTGTATCATCTACGGTGTGTACGACACAGCCCTGTTCACTATCCTTCCGTTCGACGTGACGAGCGGGGCCGTCGTCGACCACGTCTACGAGACCTACACCATTCCCCATCTCATTGAGGGAGTCGCGCTCGCTGTCCTCGGACTGGTCGGCTTCGCGGTGACAAAGAAGCCCCTCTCGAAGCTCGGCCGCGTCCCGGACGTCGATTCGCTGTACAACCCCGCCGTCTTCTATGGCTCCCGCGGCCTCGTCGTCGGCGTGACCGAACTGTACGCCGCCGTCGACCGTGCAGTGGTCCGTGCGACGGGCATCATCACGCGAACAGTGACTTCCCCGAACGACGTGGTTGCACGGCTTCGTGACGACGACAGCCTCGCACATCCGATGCGGGCCGGTATCGGACTCAGCATCCTCATCCTCGCAGTCTTCGTTACGGTGGCACTGCTGGCCCTTTCATGA
- a CDS encoding cation:proton antiporter: MTDSLRPILAILVSAVAIPAILSLKGRPNVREGVTLFVAFAKFGIIASMVPGVLSGTEYEFAIGQFATGIELAFSVDPLGLLFGLLASLLWIVTSFYSIGYMRGLNEHAQTRYFASFAASLASAIGVAFASNLLTLFVCYELLTVSTYPLVTHDETDEARAAGRKYLAYTFGGGVAVLGGTVLVFVLAGTTAFTPGGLEGLATADPTLARAAFALLAAGFGVKAALMPMHSWLPDAMVAPTPVSGLLHAVAVVKSGVFGIARVVLDVYGTGTMEQLGVGLPLAAIAAFTLLTASIIALRQDNLKRRLAYSTISQLSYIVLGLGLLHGQALTGGLLHIPAHAFMKLTLFFCAGAIHVETHTDDISDMAGIGKRMPLTMAAFAVAAAGMAGIPLVAGFVSKWYLVIGALSLDGGLVFAAALLVSGVLNIAYFWPIVYQAYFESPESHDEKPLIGGPLGGRDEVRADGGEDHESGAADGHSDEGDVPDPQHVDHLGKHHEEHEHHGGPPAGGWDDRGWRGGESTWFMLGPILTAATLSLLLGTVPHTAIFLQIVDTIVENLPGVVV; encoded by the coding sequence ATGACTGATTCGCTACGCCCAATCCTGGCAATCCTCGTCTCGGCGGTGGCCATCCCCGCGATTCTCTCGCTCAAGGGCCGACCAAACGTACGGGAGGGGGTGACCCTATTCGTCGCGTTCGCGAAGTTCGGGATCATTGCGAGCATGGTCCCTGGCGTCCTGAGCGGGACAGAGTACGAGTTCGCAATCGGACAGTTCGCCACTGGAATCGAACTGGCGTTCAGCGTCGACCCGCTCGGGTTGCTGTTTGGCCTGCTCGCGAGTCTGCTGTGGATCGTCACGAGCTTCTACAGCATCGGCTACATGCGCGGGCTGAACGAACACGCCCAGACCCGATACTTCGCCTCCTTCGCCGCCAGCCTCGCGTCGGCTATCGGCGTCGCCTTCGCGTCGAACCTGCTGACGCTGTTCGTCTGTTACGAACTGCTGACGGTGTCGACGTACCCGCTCGTCACCCACGACGAGACAGACGAGGCCCGCGCCGCCGGCCGGAAGTACCTCGCGTACACCTTCGGCGGCGGCGTCGCTGTGCTGGGCGGGACCGTCCTCGTGTTCGTCCTCGCCGGGACGACCGCATTCACGCCCGGTGGCCTCGAAGGCCTCGCGACGGCCGACCCGACGTTAGCGCGGGCGGCCTTCGCCCTGCTTGCGGCCGGTTTCGGCGTCAAGGCCGCACTGATGCCGATGCACTCCTGGCTCCCGGATGCGATGGTCGCGCCGACGCCGGTGTCGGGCCTGTTGCACGCCGTCGCCGTCGTCAAAAGCGGCGTGTTCGGTATCGCCAGGGTCGTCCTCGACGTGTACGGAACCGGAACGATGGAGCAACTCGGCGTCGGCCTCCCGCTCGCCGCGATTGCGGCCTTTACCCTCCTGACAGCGAGTATCATCGCGCTCAGACAGGACAACCTCAAGCGGCGGCTGGCGTACTCGACGATAAGCCAGCTCTCCTATATCGTACTGGGACTGGGTCTACTCCACGGACAGGCGCTGACCGGCGGCCTGCTCCACATCCCCGCCCACGCGTTCATGAAGCTCACCCTGTTCTTCTGTGCCGGCGCGATCCACGTCGAGACCCACACCGACGACATCAGCGACATGGCCGGCATCGGGAAGCGGATGCCGCTAACGATGGCCGCCTTCGCCGTCGCTGCGGCCGGAATGGCCGGGATTCCGCTGGTCGCTGGCTTCGTCAGCAAGTGGTATCTCGTCATCGGCGCGCTGAGTCTCGATGGCGGGCTCGTATTCGCCGCCGCGTTGCTGGTCTCCGGCGTGCTCAACATCGCGTACTTCTGGCCCATCGTCTACCAGGCGTACTTCGAGTCGCCGGAGAGCCACGACGAGAAGCCGCTCATCGGGGGACCACTTGGCGGACGAGACGAGGTTCGGGCCGACGGCGGTGAGGACCACGAATCGGGCGCTGCCGACGGTCACTCCGACGAGGGCGATGTTCCGGACCCACAGCACGTCGACCATCTCGGCAAGCACCACGAAGAACACGAACACCACGGCGGCCCGCCCGCAGGCGGCTGGGACGACCGCGGCTGGCGCGGCGGCGAGAGTACGTGGTTTATGCTCGGGCCGATACTCACCGCAGCCACGCTGTCGCTCCTGCTGGGGACGGTGCCACACACGGCGATCTTCCTGCAAATCGTCGATACTATCGTCGAGAATCTCCCGGGGGTGGTCGTCTAA
- a CDS encoding monovalent cation/H+ antiporter subunit D family protein, with amino-acid sequence MIEQLPVLLVVLPIIGGAVPLVASLVSDRAGWPVATLTLVGQAGLAGLLAWTVSASGTVSYAVGGFAAPYGIELVVDGLSGAVALLVAVVSLGVLAYARQAGPHSNAFYGLYLLLVAGLTGMTVTGDVFNLYVFLEITGLAAYGLVASGRDASAAVAALKYLIIGTVGASLYLLGVGYLLAATGTLNMADLASKLGEMAAYDSTLVLTAFGLMIGGLTVKVALFPLHTWQPDAYANAPDTVSAFISALVSTVSAYALARLLFSVFTVEFLTAVPVARWALVGLACVSIIAGSALAVSQDSVQRMLAYSSVSQFGLVVAGFAIATPLAVVGATVHLLGHAVMKGGLFAATGVIERKTGATTVNGYAGMGSRVPISAFCFAVLSLAMVGVPPAVGFVGKWYIVLGAVNAENWPVVAVLLASTLLTLAYFARLVERLYFAEATIHSEETPAEAPVTDGSGQAVSFGMIAVVVIAAALAVALTAAVPELQAMLEDTLPPLLNQ; translated from the coding sequence ATGATTGAACAACTCCCTGTGTTACTGGTGGTCCTGCCGATTATCGGCGGCGCGGTGCCGCTGGTCGCCAGCCTCGTCAGCGACCGGGCAGGGTGGCCAGTCGCGACGCTGACGCTCGTCGGCCAGGCCGGTCTGGCCGGGCTGCTCGCGTGGACTGTCAGCGCGAGCGGGACCGTTTCCTACGCGGTCGGTGGTTTCGCCGCCCCGTACGGCATCGAACTCGTCGTCGACGGGCTCTCGGGGGCCGTCGCCCTGCTCGTGGCCGTCGTGTCACTGGGCGTGCTCGCGTACGCCCGACAGGCCGGCCCGCACTCGAACGCCTTCTACGGCCTGTACCTGCTGCTGGTCGCCGGCCTGACGGGGATGACCGTCACCGGCGACGTGTTCAATCTCTACGTGTTCCTCGAAATCACGGGGCTTGCAGCGTACGGCCTCGTAGCCAGTGGCCGGGACGCGAGCGCCGCCGTCGCGGCGCTGAAGTACCTCATCATCGGGACCGTCGGGGCCTCGCTGTATCTGCTCGGCGTTGGCTACCTGCTCGCGGCGACGGGGACGCTCAACATGGCCGATCTGGCGAGCAAACTCGGGGAGATGGCGGCCTACGACTCGACGCTCGTCCTGACCGCGTTCGGGCTGATGATCGGCGGGCTGACGGTGAAAGTCGCCCTGTTCCCGCTGCACACCTGGCAGCCAGACGCCTACGCGAACGCGCCGGACACCGTGAGCGCGTTCATCTCGGCGCTCGTCTCGACGGTTTCGGCGTACGCGCTCGCTCGCCTGCTGTTTTCCGTGTTCACCGTTGAGTTCCTGACGGCCGTGCCCGTCGCTCGCTGGGCACTGGTCGGCCTGGCCTGCGTGAGCATCATCGCGGGGAGCGCACTCGCCGTCTCACAGGACAGCGTCCAGCGGATGCTCGCGTACTCTTCGGTGTCGCAGTTCGGCCTCGTCGTCGCCGGATTCGCCATCGCGACCCCGCTGGCCGTCGTCGGCGCGACCGTCCACCTGCTCGGCCACGCAGTGATGAAAGGCGGGCTGTTCGCGGCAACGGGGGTCATCGAGCGTAAGACGGGCGCGACGACGGTGAACGGCTACGCCGGGATGGGGAGCCGCGTCCCGATTTCGGCGTTTTGCTTCGCCGTGCTCTCGCTGGCGATGGTCGGCGTGCCGCCGGCGGTCGGTTTCGTCGGCAAGTGGTACATCGTCCTCGGCGCGGTCAACGCCGAGAACTGGCCCGTCGTGGCCGTGTTACTCGCGAGTACCCTGCTGACGCTCGCGTACTTCGCCCGCCTCGTCGAGCGGCTCTACTTCGCCGAGGCGACCATCCACTCGGAGGAGACACCTGCTGAGGCTCCCGTGACGGACGGGAGCGGACAGGCGGTCTCGTTCGGGATGATCGCCGTCGTCGTCATCGCGGCCGCACTCGCGGTCGCGCTGACCGCAGCCGTACCGGAGTTACAAGCAATGCTTGAGGACACACTTCCACCCCTTCTAAACCAATGA
- a CDS encoding cation:proton antiporter subunit C — protein MFELLNSHYNYFAVMLLLGIGLYMLIESQNLVKKVIGMNIFQTGIFLFFITLAFRAGGDPPIIKEGGGPYVSPLPHVLILTAIVVGVSLTAVALALIIRIYTEYGTLDEDKLKQLYYD, from the coding sequence ATGTTTGAACTGCTGAACTCACACTACAACTACTTCGCGGTGATGCTCCTGCTGGGTATCGGCCTCTACATGCTCATCGAGTCCCAGAACCTCGTGAAGAAGGTCATCGGGATGAACATCTTCCAGACGGGCATCTTCCTGTTTTTCATCACGCTCGCGTTCCGGGCCGGCGGGGATCCGCCGATAATCAAGGAGGGTGGCGGCCCCTACGTGAGCCCGCTGCCACACGTCCTCATCCTGACCGCTATCGTCGTCGGGGTGAGCCTGACCGCCGTGGCGCTGGCGCTTATCATCCGCATCTACACCGAGTACGGGACGCTGGACGAAGACAAACTCAAACAGCTCTACTATGATTGA
- a CDS encoding Na(+)/H(+) antiporter subunit B, whose amino-acid sequence MSSDERTGLYVESTIIMTTVRVVSPFVLTFALFVMFHGANSPGGGFQGGVIAGSVVMMLAFAYGIDAAREWLDVRVVAALASGGVLTFAAIGLGTMLLGGNFLEYHLYEQFISHVVAYAIELVELGIGGIVASVAIGLFFLLAAGFGHAVDAPEDES is encoded by the coding sequence ATGAGTAGCGACGAGCGAACCGGGCTCTATGTCGAGAGCACGATCATCATGACGACGGTCCGCGTGGTGTCGCCGTTCGTCCTCACCTTCGCGCTGTTCGTGATGTTCCACGGCGCGAACTCCCCCGGCGGGGGATTCCAGGGCGGGGTCATCGCCGGGTCGGTCGTGATGATGCTCGCCTTCGCCTACGGCATCGACGCGGCCCGGGAGTGGCTCGACGTCCGCGTCGTCGCCGCGCTCGCGTCCGGCGGCGTGCTCACGTTCGCAGCAATCGGTCTGGGAACGATGCTCCTGGGCGGGAACTTCCTCGAATACCACCTGTACGAACAGTTCATCTCGCATGTGGTCGCTTACGCCATCGAACTCGTCGAACTGGGCATCGGTGGCATCGTCGCCAGCGTTGCCATCGGCCTCTTTTTCCTGCTCGCGGCCGGGTTCGGCCACGCCGTCGACGCACCGGAGGATGAGAGCTAA
- a CDS encoding DUF4040 domain-containing protein, which produces MTLSLIEGVLLVFVLCCAIGAAVLRDVLASLMAFAAYSLGISIIWVMLEAPDVGLTEAAVGAGIMTILFILALANTVRPQENGLFESISVPTVVLVGAFVVVMIATVPSLPAVGAEGAANPVVSGEVTQHYIDNAYADTEVHNAVTAVLAAYRGFDTLGEAVVVFSAGVAALTVLRQEVFA; this is translated from the coding sequence ATGACGCTCTCGCTCATCGAGGGAGTGTTGCTGGTGTTCGTATTGTGCTGTGCTATCGGCGCGGCCGTACTCCGTGACGTGCTGGCGTCGCTGATGGCGTTTGCCGCCTACAGCCTCGGCATCTCCATTATCTGGGTGATGCTTGAGGCCCCTGACGTGGGGCTGACCGAAGCGGCTGTCGGGGCCGGCATCATGACGATCCTGTTCATCCTGGCGCTGGCAAACACCGTTCGGCCACAGGAAAACGGCCTGTTCGAGTCGATCAGCGTCCCGACCGTCGTCCTGGTCGGCGCGTTCGTCGTCGTCATGATCGCGACGGTTCCGTCGCTGCCTGCCGTTGGGGCGGAGGGCGCGGCAAACCCCGTCGTCAGCGGCGAGGTAACACAGCACTACATCGACAACGCATACGCGGACACGGAGGTCCACAACGCGGTAACGGCCGTGCTCGCGGCCTACCGTGGATTCGACACGCTTGGTGAGGCGGTCGTAGTCTTTTCCGCCGGCGTGGCGGCACTGACCGTCCTCAGACAGGAGGTGTTCGCATGA
- the mnhG gene encoding monovalent cation/H(+) antiporter subunit G: protein MTPLEWGIVVLALVGAFFAGVASVGIVRLPDVYTRTHAASKSDTLGAVLAIGAAALAIQTDLATIKAVFLLVFMFLTNPTAAHAVARAAQDQGIEPWTAGDEEGES, encoded by the coding sequence ATGACGCCGCTGGAGTGGGGGATCGTCGTACTCGCACTGGTCGGTGCGTTCTTCGCTGGTGTCGCCTCGGTCGGCATCGTCAGACTGCCGGACGTGTACACTCGGACGCACGCGGCCTCGAAGAGCGATACGCTGGGTGCCGTCCTCGCTATCGGGGCCGCCGCGCTCGCGATTCAGACCGACCTCGCGACGATCAAAGCCGTCTTCCTGCTGGTGTTTATGTTTCTAACGAACCCCACCGCCGCCCACGCCGTCGCACGGGCGGCACAGGACCAGGGTATCGAGCCGTGGACTGCCGGCGATGAGGAGGGCGAGTCATGA
- a CDS encoding cation:proton antiporter: MIEFEAALLAIASAFVLFAIVSLYRVFAGPTDHDRVIAVNVMGTNTVIAIALVSGALDKPLFLDIALVYALLNFLLSIAFSKFNVEHGGVL; encoded by the coding sequence ATGATTGAGTTCGAGGCGGCGCTGCTGGCGATCGCCAGCGCGTTCGTCCTGTTCGCTATCGTGTCGCTGTACCGCGTGTTCGCGGGGCCGACGGACCACGACAGAGTCATCGCGGTCAACGTGATGGGGACGAACACCGTCATCGCTATCGCACTCGTCTCCGGCGCGCTCGATAAGCCGCTGTTCCTCGATATCGCGCTCGTGTACGCCCTGTTGAACTTCCTGCTCTCGATAGCGTTCTCGAAGTTCAACGTCGAACACGGGGGTGTGCTATGA
- a CDS encoding monovalent cation/H+ antiporter subunit E, translating into MTVRNTVAYAIEQAESAAREGQQQVSLHLVAVASTRAVDPDAQTELGQAKDLLDRIEVWLDEDLGADPPSNLDVELGVIGADRYLFSPGDYADVILAYADEHSIERVVLDPEFNPGGTTPMLRPLEVELVRGDIDVETAPVERPARSTALARAATLPKYLTIFGASYLFYLLLSSYKPLDFLTGAITATIVTALLAPIAFSRQPSLTRVPGQFARMALYIPYLLKEIAIANLEIAYVVLHPSLPIDPEMVELEAAIWGDGPVTTLANSITLTPGTLTVSVSEQAFDIHSLTGSAREDLFDGGLERAVRFVFYGREAAAIPSPRERGQGDGDGTIESDIDDPEVADDD; encoded by the coding sequence GTGACGGTCCGTAACACCGTCGCCTACGCCATTGAACAGGCCGAATCGGCGGCCAGAGAGGGACAGCAACAGGTATCCCTGCACCTCGTCGCCGTCGCAAGCACGCGCGCCGTCGACCCCGACGCGCAGACGGAACTCGGACAGGCCAAAGACCTGCTCGACCGCATCGAGGTCTGGCTCGACGAGGATCTGGGTGCTGACCCACCGTCGAACCTCGACGTGGAACTGGGCGTCATCGGTGCCGACCGCTACCTGTTCAGCCCCGGCGATTACGCCGACGTCATACTGGCCTACGCCGACGAACACAGCATCGAACGGGTCGTCCTCGATCCGGAGTTCAACCCGGGCGGCACGACGCCGATGCTCCGGCCGCTCGAAGTCGAACTCGTCCGGGGCGATATCGACGTCGAGACCGCACCCGTCGAGCGGCCGGCGCGGTCGACCGCGCTCGCTCGCGCCGCGACGCTCCCGAAGTATCTCACCATTTTCGGGGCGTCGTACCTGTTTTATCTGCTGTTGAGTTCGTACAAACCGCTGGATTTCCTCACTGGCGCGATAACGGCGACTATCGTCACTGCATTGCTTGCGCCGATCGCGTTCAGTCGCCAGCCGTCGCTGACACGGGTTCCGGGGCAATTCGCCCGGATGGCCCTCTACATCCCGTACCTCCTCAAAGAGATCGCAATTGCGAACCTCGAAATCGCCTACGTCGTCTTGCACCCGTCGCTGCCAATCGACCCCGAGATGGTCGAACTGGAGGCGGCCATCTGGGGAGACGGGCCGGTGACGACGCTGGCAAACAGCATCACGCTGACGCCCGGGACGCTCACCGTCAGCGTCTCCGAACAGGCGTTCGATATCCACTCGCTCACCGGAAGTGCGCGCGAGGACCTGTTCGACGGCGGCCTCGAACGGGCCGTCCGGTTCGTCTTCTACGGCCGGGAGGCCGCAGCGATTCCCTCGCCGCGCGAACGGGGGCAGGGGGACGGCGACGGCACAATCGAGAGCGACATCGACGACCCGGAGGTGGCCGACGATGATTGA